The proteins below come from a single Micropterus dolomieu isolate WLL.071019.BEF.003 ecotype Adirondacks unplaced genomic scaffold, ASM2129224v1 contig_13358, whole genome shotgun sequence genomic window:
- the LOC123966404 gene encoding tripartite motif-containing protein 16-like: MAQKGLQLARETFSCSICLDLLKDPVTIPCGHSYCMNCIKSFWDEVDEKQIQSCPQCRQTFTPRPVLQKNTILADVLEEVKKTGLQPAPADLCYAGPEDVACDVCTGRKLRALKSCLVCLASYCEKHLQPHFESPTFGKHKLVEPSEKPQENICSRHDEVMKMFCRTDQNCICWHCCENEHKGHDTVSAAAERTERQGELEVSRQKIQQRIQDREKDVKVLQQEAEAINRSADEAVEESEKIFCLIQKRCSDVKQQVRSQQETEVSRVKELQEKLEQEITELKRKDAELKQLSHTEDHTHFLHNYPSLSTLNVSTESYILNIRPLRYFDDVTAAVSEVRHKLQDVLREKWANIALTVTEVDVLLPQPDPKTRAGFLKYAREITLDPNTAHTKVLLSEGNRKITSELQSYPSHPDRFKACRQVLSRESLTGRCYWEVKWRGEGVNVAVAYKNISRDCEFGSNDESWALNCYKDSYTFKYNYVYTPVSGPWSGSVGVYLNHSAGVLSSYNVSETMTLLHRVQTTFTKPLYAGLSLHYWYGETAEFCELK, translated from the coding sequence ATGGCGCAGAAAGGACTTCAGCTGGCCCGGGAAACCTTCTCTTGTTCCATCTGTCTGGATCTCCTGAAGGATCCGGTGACTATTCCCTGTGGGCACAGCTACTGCATGAACTGCATTAAAAGCTTCTGGGATGAAGTGGATGAGAAGCAAATCCAAAGCTGCCCTCAGTGTAGGCAGACCTTCACACCGAGGCCTGTCCTGCAGAAAAACACCATTTTAGCAGATGTACTGGAGGAAGTGAAGAAGACTGGACTCCAACCTGCTCCTGCTGATCTCTGCTATGCTGGACCTGAAGATGTGGCCTGTGATGTCTGCACTGGCAGAAAACTGAGAGCCCTCAAGTCCTGTCTGGTCTGTCTGGCCTCTTACTGTGAGAAACATCTCCAGCCTCACTTTGAGTCACCAACATTTGGAAAACACAAGCTGGTGGAGCCCTCCGAGAAACCTCAGGAGAACATCTGCTCTCGTCATGATGAGGTGATGAAGATGTTCTGCCGTACTGATCAGAACTGTATCTGTTGGCATTGCTGCGAGAACGAACATAAAGGCCACGACACagtctcagctgcagcagaaaggacTGAGAGGCAgggagagctggaggtgagtcgGCAAAAAATCCAGCAGAGAAtccaggacagagagaaagatgtgaaggtgCTTCAGCAGGAGGCGGAGGCTATCAATCGCTCTGCTGATGAAGCAGTGGAGGAAAGTGAGAAGATCTTTTGTCTCATCCAGAAAAGATGCTCTGATGTGAAGCAGCAGGTCAGATCCCAGCAGGAAACTGAAGTGAGTCGAGTCAAAGAGCttcaggagaagctggagcaggagatcactgagctgaagaggaaagacgctgagctgaagcagctctcacacacagaggatcACACTCACTTTTTACACAACTACCCCTCTCTGTCAACACTCAACGTATCTACAGAATCATACATCCTCAATATCCGCCCTCTGAGGTACTTTGACGATGTGACAGCCGCCGTGTCAGAAGTCAGACATAAACTACAGGACGTTCTGCGTGAGAAGTGGGCGAACATCGCACTGACAGTGACTGAAGTGGATGTTTTACTGCCACAACCAGATCCCAAGACTAGAGCAGGATTCTTGAAATATGCACGAGAAATCACGCTGGacccaaacacagcacacacaaaggTGTTATTATCTGAGGGGAACAGAAAAATCACGAGTGAACTGCAGTCTTATCCTTCCCACCCAGACAGATTCAAAGCATGTAGACAGGTCCTGAGCAGAGAGAGCCTGACTGGACGTTGTTACTGGGAGGTGAAGTGGAGAGGGGAAGGAGTTAATGTAGCAGTCGCATACAAGAATATCAGCAGAGACTGTGAATTTGGAAGTAATGACGAATCTTGGGCATTAAATTGTTACAAAGACAGTTATACATTTAAGTACAACTATGTCTACACTCCCGTCTCAGGTCCTTGGTCTGGCAGTGTAGGAGTGTACCTGAATCACAGTGCAGGTGTCCTGTCATCCTACAATGTCTCTGAAACCATGACTCTCCTCCACAGAGTCCAGACCACATTCACTAAGCCTCTCTATGCTGGACTTAGTCTTCACTACTGGTATGGAGAAACTGCTGAGTTCTGTGAACTCAAATAA